In Alicyclobacillus macrosporangiidus CPP55, a single window of DNA contains:
- a CDS encoding ABC transporter substrate-binding protein: MGWRKWLTGAAMSASLAVLATGCGASGGNGGGASGGGGSAGNGNGNTAAAPASGSTSTPIHVKIMVGGMSKIIYLPAELTEKLGYFKEQGLDVQLLDENAGQSAEEALLAGQVQGAVGFYDHTIDLQSKGKYLESVVQFGATPGEYLMVSDKEKDQIKSLADLKGKKIGITGLGSSTNFLASYLVVKGGHKTSEYTPVPVGAGQTLVAAMQQGKIDAAVTTEPTVTMLKQKQLASVMVDMASVDGVTQSLGGTYPAACLYMQADYVQQHPDVVQKLVNAFVKTMQYIHTHSAAEIADQVPTSYYAGDKQAYIDALQKSLPMFTPDGKMPENGPPTVLNVLTTFNPKLKDAHIDLSKTYTTQFVDQALKG; this comes from the coding sequence ATGGGATGGCGGAAATGGTTGACAGGTGCCGCGATGAGCGCATCCTTGGCGGTTTTGGCCACGGGGTGCGGCGCGAGTGGTGGAAATGGCGGCGGTGCGAGCGGGGGCGGTGGATCGGCCGGAAACGGCAACGGAAACACCGCGGCGGCGCCCGCCTCGGGTTCCACGTCGACACCCATCCACGTCAAAATCATGGTCGGCGGGATGTCCAAGATCATCTACCTGCCGGCTGAGTTGACGGAAAAGCTCGGGTACTTCAAAGAGCAGGGCCTGGACGTGCAGTTGCTGGACGAGAACGCCGGCCAGAGTGCCGAGGAAGCGTTGCTCGCGGGGCAGGTGCAGGGCGCGGTGGGATTCTATGATCACACCATCGATCTGCAGTCGAAAGGGAAATACCTGGAGTCGGTCGTACAGTTCGGTGCGACGCCGGGCGAGTACCTGATGGTCTCCGACAAGGAGAAGGATCAGATCAAGTCCCTGGCCGATCTGAAGGGCAAGAAGATCGGGATCACCGGCCTGGGATCGTCGACCAACTTCCTCGCCAGCTACCTCGTGGTGAAAGGCGGGCACAAAACGTCTGAGTACACGCCCGTGCCGGTGGGTGCGGGGCAGACCCTGGTGGCCGCCATGCAGCAGGGGAAGATCGACGCGGCCGTGACCACGGAGCCCACGGTGACCATGCTCAAGCAGAAACAGCTCGCCAGCGTCATGGTGGATATGGCGTCGGTCGACGGCGTCACCCAATCGTTGGGCGGCACGTATCCTGCGGCGTGCCTGTACATGCAGGCGGACTATGTGCAACAGCACCCGGACGTCGTTCAGAAATTGGTCAACGCCTTCGTGAAGACCATGCAGTACATTCACACGCATTCGGCTGCGGAAATCGCGGACCAGGTGCCGACCTCTTACTACGCCGGCGATAAACAGGCATACATCGACGCGCTGCAGAAGAGCCTGCCGATGTTCACGCCGGACGGCAAGATGCCGGAGAACGGGCCGCCGACGGTTCTCAACGTGCTGACGACGTTCAATCCGAAACTGAAAGACGCGCACATCGATCTGAGCAAGACCTACACGACGCAGTTTGTCGACCAGGCGTTGAAGGGGTAA
- a CDS encoding ATP-binding protein, translating to MKTQSEKARKPMSLRAKLNWFTVLNAFVGLAFVTSGYVYLTIQSEFQHAGQQALDVAEVVATMPQVIAAFHTKDPAAVIQPIAEAVRKKTGAQFVVVGNMQLIRYSHPNPDQIGKHMVGDDNTQVLQGKPSISEAVGTLGLSVRGKAPIFDHGQQIGVVSVGYLVSSIWRRLFVSLCDIVGLGMAALLLSLIGANLLSRHVKRQIYDMEPSEIAFLTQEQTAILESIEDGILAVDEEGVIKACNLQAAQLLGRTEGDMVGRHLSEAIHHPGLRRLLVEGPDRVAQPMILGDQLVLAKRTPVLLNGSVIGAVTTFRPQQALDQMERRLEDLERHAEALRSQRHEFMNRLHTIAGLIRLQEYDLVRELIDEVQQEQNDALSFFVTRIRDSAVVGILVGKMHRARELGIDLVVHPDSHVGTPCPHRETVVTVLGNAIENAMEALSNPRAPERPKRIEVLIQERPDQLWMTVRDTGPGISPQLGQRVFEDGVTTKGPGRGFGLSLCARLVARAHGRLAIVSSTEGATLEMSLPTGGTKDGAHSNADCG from the coding sequence ATGAAGACCCAGTCGGAGAAGGCTCGCAAGCCGATGAGCCTGCGGGCCAAGCTCAACTGGTTCACCGTACTCAACGCCTTCGTGGGGTTGGCCTTTGTCACGTCTGGTTATGTGTACCTGACCATCCAGAGCGAGTTTCAGCACGCGGGCCAGCAGGCGCTGGATGTAGCCGAAGTGGTCGCCACGATGCCGCAGGTCATCGCCGCCTTTCATACGAAGGACCCGGCGGCCGTCATCCAGCCTATTGCAGAAGCCGTCCGAAAAAAGACAGGCGCGCAGTTCGTCGTCGTCGGCAACATGCAGCTCATCCGGTACAGCCACCCCAATCCGGACCAGATCGGCAAGCACATGGTCGGCGATGACAACACCCAGGTGCTTCAGGGAAAGCCGTCCATCAGCGAGGCGGTCGGCACGCTCGGCCTCTCAGTGCGAGGCAAAGCGCCGATCTTCGATCACGGTCAGCAGATCGGCGTCGTCTCCGTGGGGTATCTGGTCAGCTCCATCTGGAGGCGCTTATTCGTTTCCCTGTGTGACATCGTAGGGCTCGGGATGGCCGCGTTGCTGTTGAGCCTCATCGGTGCCAATCTGCTGTCGAGGCACGTCAAGCGGCAGATCTACGATATGGAGCCGAGCGAGATCGCCTTCTTGACCCAGGAGCAGACGGCCATCCTGGAATCCATCGAGGATGGGATCCTGGCTGTCGATGAAGAGGGCGTGATCAAAGCGTGCAACCTTCAAGCCGCGCAATTGCTCGGTCGCACAGAAGGGGACATGGTGGGCAGGCATCTCTCCGAGGCCATTCACCATCCGGGGCTGCGGCGCTTGTTGGTGGAGGGACCGGATCGTGTGGCCCAACCGATGATCCTCGGCGACCAACTGGTGTTGGCCAAGCGGACACCGGTCCTGTTGAACGGAAGTGTCATCGGCGCGGTGACCACCTTTCGGCCACAGCAGGCGCTGGATCAAATGGAACGGCGCCTTGAGGATCTCGAACGGCATGCGGAAGCCCTGCGCAGTCAGCGGCACGAGTTCATGAACCGGCTGCACACCATCGCCGGGTTGATCCGGCTCCAGGAGTACGATCTGGTGCGTGAACTGATCGATGAAGTCCAGCAGGAACAAAACGACGCGCTGTCGTTTTTTGTCACGCGCATTCGAGACTCCGCCGTGGTCGGAATTTTGGTTGGCAAAATGCACCGAGCGAGGGAACTGGGGATCGATCTCGTGGTCCATCCCGACTCGCACGTGGGGACCCCCTGCCCCCATCGCGAAACGGTGGTGACCGTTCTGGGCAACGCCATCGAGAACGCGATGGAAGCGCTCTCAAACCCGCGGGCGCCCGAGCGCCCCAAACGGATCGAAGTCCTCATTCAGGAGCGGCCGGACCAGCTGTGGATGACCGTCCGCGACACCGGCCCCGGGATTTCGCCCCAGCTCGGCCAGCGGGTCTTCGAGGATGGGGTTACCACAAAAGGCCCAGGTCGGGGATTTGGGCTGTCGCTGTGCGCGCGGCTGGTGGCACGGGCCCATGGCCGTCTGGCCATCGTCTCATCGACGGAAGGCGCCACGCTGGAGATGAGTCTGCCGACGGGAGGGACGAAGGACGGTGCCCATTCGAACGCTGATTGTGGATGA
- a CDS encoding ABC transporter permease has product MHSSTQASPTPIEIAKRRSEMRAQALRKRIRNLALQIAVFIVVVGTWEVLAATKTIDPFFFSQPSAILWHIRDWVVNGTSQGPLYIHFVVTFEETVISFILGVLLGVIAGYALGMSEILSVIFAPYIQMLNALPRVVLAPIFILWFGLGMPSKIALGVTLTFFIVFFNAFQGVREVDRNLVNNALLLGANKRQLARHVIIPSALSWILSSLHTSFGFALVAAVVGEFVGATEGLGFLISEAQGAFDTTGVFAGMVILSLTALVADWLVTRLERRFIHWRTSTR; this is encoded by the coding sequence ATGCACAGCTCCACGCAAGCAAGTCCCACGCCCATTGAGATCGCGAAACGGCGCAGCGAGATGCGCGCACAGGCGCTGCGCAAGCGGATCCGTAACCTGGCGTTGCAAATTGCCGTGTTCATCGTGGTCGTCGGGACCTGGGAGGTCCTCGCCGCGACAAAGACCATCGATCCGTTCTTCTTCTCGCAACCATCGGCCATCCTTTGGCACATCCGCGACTGGGTGGTGAACGGCACCAGCCAGGGGCCGTTGTATATCCACTTTGTCGTCACGTTTGAGGAGACCGTGATCTCGTTCATCCTCGGCGTCCTCTTGGGGGTGATCGCCGGCTACGCCCTCGGCATGAGCGAGATCCTGTCGGTGATCTTCGCCCCGTATATCCAGATGCTCAACGCGCTGCCGCGCGTCGTGCTGGCTCCGATCTTCATCCTGTGGTTTGGGCTCGGCATGCCGTCGAAAATCGCGCTCGGTGTGACGCTGACCTTCTTCATCGTCTTTTTCAACGCGTTTCAAGGTGTGCGCGAGGTGGATCGCAACCTGGTCAACAACGCGCTGCTGCTCGGTGCGAACAAACGCCAGTTGGCCCGCCACGTGATCATCCCGTCGGCGCTCAGCTGGATCCTGTCGAGCTTGCACACGAGCTTTGGCTTCGCCCTGGTGGCGGCGGTGGTGGGCGAATTTGTGGGGGCCACCGAGGGTCTGGGGTTTCTCATCTCCGAGGCCCAGGGGGCGTTTGATACCACCGGCGTGTTCGCTGGAATGGTGATCCTGTCTCTGACCGCATTGGTGGCCGACTGGTTGGTGACACGCTTGGAACGCCGGTTCATTCATTGGCGGACCTCGACGCGGTGA
- a CDS encoding beta-ketoacyl-ACP reductase translates to MVTGAARGIGAATAIRLAEEGAKVGVIDLDGATCEGTVAAIRDAGGEAIAIGCNVADNQQVEAAVEQIVSTFGRLDILVNNAGVIRDNLLFKMSEEDWDVVMNVHLKGHFLCSRAAQKYMVQQRYGKIVNVSSTSALGNRGQANYSAAKAGIQGFTKTLAIELGPFNINVNAVAPGFIDTDMTRATAQRVGMDPEQFKQAAIERIPLRRVGQPRDVANVIAFLASDDASYVSGQVIYVHGGRP, encoded by the coding sequence ATGGTGACCGGAGCGGCGCGCGGCATTGGCGCAGCGACCGCCATCCGGCTGGCGGAAGAGGGTGCGAAGGTCGGCGTGATCGATCTCGATGGCGCCACCTGCGAGGGCACGGTGGCGGCCATCCGCGACGCGGGCGGCGAGGCCATCGCCATCGGTTGCAACGTGGCGGACAACCAGCAGGTGGAGGCGGCCGTCGAACAGATTGTCTCCACTTTCGGCCGGCTTGACATCCTCGTGAACAACGCGGGCGTCATCCGCGACAACCTGCTGTTCAAGATGTCGGAAGAGGACTGGGACGTGGTGATGAACGTCCACCTGAAGGGCCACTTTTTGTGCAGCCGGGCCGCACAGAAGTACATGGTGCAGCAGCGGTACGGCAAGATCGTGAACGTCAGCAGCACGTCGGCTCTCGGCAATCGCGGGCAGGCGAACTACTCCGCGGCCAAAGCGGGCATCCAGGGGTTCACGAAGACGCTCGCCATTGAACTGGGGCCCTTCAACATCAACGTCAACGCGGTCGCGCCGGGTTTCATCGACACCGACATGACGCGGGCGACGGCACAGCGCGTTGGCATGGACCCGGAGCAGTTCAAGCAGGCCGCCATTGAGCGGATTCCGCTTCGCCGGGTCGGCCAGCCGCGGGACGTGGCCAATGTGATCGCCTTCCTGGCCAGCGACGACGCGTCCTACGTATCGGGCCAGGTGATCTACGTCCACGGCGGTCGTCCGTAA
- a CDS encoding ABC transporter ATP-binding protein, with translation MESVRYEAPSVQTMPVIELRGVSKQFLKPTGELHTVLQNINLRIEKGQFVSLVGPTGCGKSTTLNLVAGFEQPTAGSVIIKGQPLTGINPVAACVFQTDNTFPWKTVIDNVSLGLRLHGMKKAEAYAQAAAWVEKVGLKGFEHHYPSQLSGGMRKRVALAQCLIMQPEILLMDESFSALDVHTRSVMENELLTIWEETEASVLFITHDLEEAISLSDRVVVLTAGPGATIKGDYWIDLPRPRNVSEIRFDRRFMEFHEQIWNDLRDEVLASYAQLHASKSHAH, from the coding sequence GTGGAGTCCGTGCGTTACGAGGCGCCGTCCGTGCAGACCATGCCGGTGATTGAGCTGCGAGGGGTCTCCAAGCAGTTCCTGAAACCGACTGGGGAGCTGCACACGGTCCTGCAAAACATCAACCTGCGCATTGAGAAAGGCCAGTTTGTGTCGCTGGTCGGGCCGACCGGATGCGGGAAGTCGACCACCCTCAACCTGGTGGCAGGGTTCGAGCAGCCGACGGCCGGGAGCGTCATCATCAAAGGCCAGCCGTTGACCGGAATCAACCCGGTCGCGGCGTGCGTGTTTCAGACCGACAACACGTTCCCGTGGAAGACCGTGATTGACAACGTGTCGTTGGGGTTGAGGCTGCACGGGATGAAGAAGGCGGAGGCGTATGCCCAGGCGGCCGCATGGGTGGAGAAGGTGGGGTTGAAAGGGTTCGAGCACCACTATCCGAGCCAACTGTCCGGCGGCATGCGGAAACGGGTGGCGCTCGCCCAGTGCCTGATCATGCAGCCGGAGATTCTGTTGATGGATGAGTCGTTCTCCGCCCTGGACGTGCACACCCGGTCGGTGATGGAGAACGAACTCTTGACCATCTGGGAGGAGACGGAGGCCTCGGTCCTGTTCATCACGCATGACTTGGAGGAGGCCATCTCCCTGAGTGACAGGGTGGTGGTGTTGACCGCCGGGCCGGGGGCGACCATCAAAGGCGACTATTGGATTGACCTGCCCAGGCCGCGGAACGTGTCGGAGATCCGGTTTGACCGCCGGTTCATGGAGTTCCACGAGCAGATCTGGAATGACCTGCGAGACGAGGTGTTGGCCAGCTATGCACAGCTCCACGCAAGCAAGTCCCACGCCCATTGA
- a CDS encoding SDR family oxidoreductase has product MSVLDLFRLDGKVAIITGGGRGLGQQIAQAYAEVGAKLVLCSRRVENCEQVKAEVEALGAEAVALPLDLTDPASVQRVVDETIARFGRIDILVNNGGASWGAPALEMPYDAWMKVIQTNLTGTFLMSQAAARHMKEQGGGKIINIASVAGLGGTAPEVLDAVGYNASKGGVITLTKDLAVKWARYGIYVNAIAPGFFPTKMTKVVLEKSGDLIRRATPLGRVGGPRDLQGAALYFASAASDYTTGQVLAVDGGQSAG; this is encoded by the coding sequence ACAGCAGATCGCCCAGGCGTACGCCGAGGTGGGCGCGAAGCTCGTCCTTTGTTCACGCCGGGTGGAGAATTGCGAACAGGTGAAAGCCGAGGTGGAGGCCTTGGGCGCGGAGGCCGTGGCGCTCCCGCTCGATCTCACCGACCCCGCCTCCGTCCAGCGAGTGGTCGACGAGACCATCGCGCGGTTCGGACGGATCGACATCCTCGTGAACAACGGCGGCGCGAGCTGGGGAGCTCCGGCGCTCGAGATGCCGTACGACGCGTGGATGAAGGTCATCCAGACCAATCTCACCGGGACGTTTCTCATGTCGCAGGCCGCCGCGCGCCACATGAAGGAACAGGGCGGCGGCAAGATCATCAACATCGCCTCGGTGGCGGGCCTCGGCGGCACCGCGCCGGAGGTACTCGACGCCGTCGGGTACAACGCCAGCAAGGGCGGCGTGATCACGCTCACGAAAGACCTGGCCGTGAAGTGGGCCCGGTACGGCATCTACGTCAACGCCATCGCGCCCGGATTCTTCCCGACGAAGATGACGAAGGTGGTCCTGGAGAAAAGCGGAGACCTGATCCGGCGCGCGACACCGCTCGGCCGGGTGGGCGGCCCGCGGGATCTGCAGGGGGCGGCGCTGTACTTCGCGTCTGCAGCGTCCGATTACACCACCGGGCAGGTGCTGGCGGTCGACGGCGGGCAGAGCGCGGGATGA
- a CDS encoding response regulator: MPIRTLIVDDDFMIARVHAKFVSGQPGYLVVGEAHAGREALQMAKERKPDLIVLDVYLPDMPGLDVLAQLRGHGGACDVILITAAKETEVVEQSFRLGVFDYLVKPFDLERLSVSLRKYAEYRKRLTGASELDQRRIDDLQKLRWPAAGVKAGTESGIDPRTLERIARCIETSAAAQTISDIAQRVGVSRSTAKTYLDYLVARGDVVEELQYGSVGRPRRLFRKA; this comes from the coding sequence GTGCCCATTCGAACGCTGATTGTGGATGATGATTTCATGATCGCCCGGGTGCATGCCAAGTTTGTCTCCGGGCAGCCGGGATATTTGGTCGTCGGGGAAGCGCACGCGGGGCGAGAGGCGCTGCAGATGGCGAAAGAGCGCAAGCCCGACCTGATTGTGCTCGATGTGTACCTGCCGGACATGCCCGGGCTCGACGTGCTGGCGCAGCTGCGCGGCCACGGCGGGGCTTGCGATGTCATCCTCATCACCGCCGCGAAGGAGACGGAGGTCGTGGAGCAGAGCTTCCGGCTCGGCGTCTTCGACTACCTGGTCAAACCGTTCGATCTCGAACGGTTGAGCGTCTCCCTGCGCAAGTACGCCGAGTACCGTAAACGACTCACGGGTGCGTCCGAGTTGGACCAACGCCGGATCGACGATCTGCAGAAACTGCGCTGGCCCGCGGCGGGCGTCAAGGCGGGGACCGAATCGGGGATCGATCCGCGCACGCTCGAGCGGATCGCCCGGTGCATCGAAACCTCCGCTGCAGCCCAGACCATCTCCGACATCGCCCAAAGGGTCGGCGTCAGCCGATCCACCGCCAAGACCTACCTCGACTACCTGGTGGCGCGCGGTGACGTCGTGGAGGAACTGCAGTACGGAAGCGTGGGCCGACCGCGCCGGCTCTTTCGAAAAGCCTAG